One window of Suricata suricatta isolate VVHF042 chromosome 6, meerkat_22Aug2017_6uvM2_HiC, whole genome shotgun sequence genomic DNA carries:
- the FAM53C gene encoding protein FAM53C, with protein MITLITEQLQKQTLDELKCTRFSISLPLPDHADISSCGNPFQLVSEGASWRGLPHCSCAEFQDSLNLNYHPPGLSLHLRPPSPGSSPQEQPLSQVLSPEPPDPEKLPVPPAPPSKRHCRSLSVPVDLSRWQPVWRPAPSKLWTPIKHRGSGGGGGPQVPHQSPPKRVSSLRFLQAPSASSQCAPAHRPYSPPFFSLALAQDSSRPCVTSPQSGSWESDAESLSPCPPQRRFSLSPSLGPQASRFLPSARSSPASSPELPWRPRGLRNLPRSRSQPCDLDARKAGVKRRHEEDPRRLRPSLDFDKMNQKPYSGGLCLQETAREGSSISPPWFMACSPPPLSASCSPIGGSSQVLSESEEEEEGAVRWGRQALSKRTLCQQDFGDLDLNLIEEN; from the exons ATGATAACCCTGATCACTGAGCAGCTACAGAAGCAGACTCTGGATGAGCTGAAATGCACACGCTTCAGCATCAGTCTG CCTCTGCCTGATCATGCAGACATCTCCAGTTGTGGGAACCCTTTCCAGCTTGTGTCTG AAGGTGCTTCCTGGAGGGGCCTGCCCCACTGTTCCTGTGCTGAGTTCCAGGACAGCCTCAACCTCAACTACCACCCCCCGGGCTTGAGCCTGCACCTCAGACCACCTAGCCCAGGAAGTTCCCCACAGGAGCAGCCCCTCTCCCAAGTCCTAAGCCCTGAGCCCCCAGACCCAGAGAAACTTCCTGTGCCCCCTGCTCCTCCATCCAAGAGGCACTGCCGCTCACTCTCAGTGCCCGTGGACCTGTCTCGCTGGCAGCCGGTGTGGCGGCCCGCCCCCTCCAAGCTGTGGACTCCCATCAAGCACCGGGGCAGTGGTGGAGGGGGTGGGCCGCAGGTGCCTCACCAGAGCCCCCCAAAGCGGGTCTCCAGCCTCAGGTTCCTCCAAGCTCCCAGTGCCTCTTCCCAATGTGCTCCGGCCCACAGACCCTACAGCCCCCCTTTCTTCAGCCTGGCTCTGGCCCAAGATTCCTCTCGACCCTGTGTCACCTCCCCTCAGAGTGGCTCTTGGGAGAGTGATGCTGAGTCGCTGTCACCTTGCCCACCCCAGCGTCGCTTCTCCCTGTCACCCAGCCTTGGCCCGCAGGCAAGTCGCTTTTTGCCCTCTGCCCGGAGCTCCCCTGCATCCTCCCCAGAGCTGCCCTGGCGACCTCGAGGCCTCCGCAATCTTCCCCGAAGCcgctcacaaccctgtgatctgGATGCTCGCAAAGCTGGAGTCAAACGGCGCCACGAGGAGGACCCCCGGCGGCTGCGGCCTTCTTTGGACTTTGACAAGATGAATCAG AAACCATACTCAGGAGGTCTCTGTCTCCAAGAAACAGCCCGAGAAGGCAGCAGCATCTCTCCACCGTGGTTCATGGCCTgtagccccccacccctctctgctTCCTGCAGCCCCATTGGGGGTTCCTCCCAGGTGCTCAGTGAAAgcgaagaggaggaggagggggccgtGCGGTGGGGGCGGCAGGCGCTGAGCAAGCGGACACTGTGCCAGCAGGACTTTGGGGACCTGGACTTGAATCTAATTGAGGAGAACTAA